From Amycolatopsis sp. YIM 10, the proteins below share one genomic window:
- a CDS encoding phosphotransferase, whose product MKDHPEGEFGLRRVLLDWGIDAVELDYAAVGFGDYHWIATGADGRRWFVTLADLATKVHCGLGVAAAGPGLRRAMDTAWELRHGGLDFVVAPEKTAGGETVRPAGEQYAVSVFPLLEGSSGDFGDTPRGSVVDLLASLHGVTPPGCVPVLDPDLALRARLEESFGELDRPWDAGPYAEPARELLAGHLPGLRRRLAEFDHRIAELSPDRVVTHGEPHPGNVLWAGENRFLLDWDTVGLAVRERDLAFATDEELQRYEELTGHRPDPATLATYRLRWDLDEVAVYVELFRQPHARTEDTGLAWAELAEIVAKL is encoded by the coding sequence ATGAAAGATCATCCGGAGGGAGAGTTCGGCCTGCGGCGGGTGCTGCTCGACTGGGGGATCGACGCCGTCGAGCTGGACTACGCGGCGGTCGGTTTCGGTGACTACCACTGGATCGCCACCGGCGCGGACGGCCGCCGGTGGTTCGTCACACTGGCCGACCTGGCCACCAAAGTCCACTGTGGACTCGGAGTGGCCGCGGCCGGGCCTGGCCTTCGCCGGGCGATGGACACCGCCTGGGAACTACGGCACGGTGGCCTGGACTTCGTGGTGGCGCCCGAGAAAACCGCGGGCGGTGAGACGGTCCGGCCGGCGGGGGAGCAGTACGCGGTGAGCGTTTTCCCTTTGCTGGAAGGTTCTTCCGGCGACTTCGGGGACACCCCGCGAGGGTCGGTGGTCGACCTGCTGGCCTCGTTGCACGGGGTCACCCCGCCTGGATGCGTGCCCGTGCTCGATCCGGATCTCGCGTTGCGGGCGCGCCTGGAGGAGTCCTTCGGCGAGCTGGACCGCCCGTGGGACGCGGGCCCGTACGCCGAACCCGCGCGTGAGTTGCTGGCCGGTCACCTGCCAGGGTTGCGCCGTCGACTGGCCGAATTCGATCACCGGATCGCGGAACTGAGCCCCGACCGGGTTGTCACGCACGGCGAGCCACATCCCGGGAATGTGCTCTGGGCGGGGGAAAACCGGTTCCTGCTCGATTGGGACACCGTCGGACTCGCGGTGCGTGAGCGCGACCTCGCCTTCGCGACCGACGAGGAACTCCAGCGGTACGAGGAGCTGACCGGTCACCGGCCGGATCCGGCGACGCTGGCGACGTACCGCCTGCGCTGGGACCTCGACGAAGTGGCCGTCTACGTCGAGTTGTTCCGGCAGCCGCACGCACGAACCGAGGACACCGGCCTCGCGTGGGCCGAGCTGGCGGAGATCGTGGCGAAGCTCTAG
- a CDS encoding ZIP family metal transporter has translation MPELLAAGGWGLLAGSALLGGALLGYLIRIPAGLVAAVMAFGSGVLLSAVSFELIAEAHERGGLLPTAAGALGGALIYTLANVVLARRGARHRKRSGDQQPSEAEQGGSGTAIALGALLDGVPESMVIGTSLLGGGSVSAVTVAAVFISNVPEGLSSASGMRRAGRSARYVFALWAGIAVISGGAAMLGYGLLGGVSGQVLAAITALAGGAILAMIADTMIPEAFEGAHLWNGIITVTGFLTAFALSHV, from the coding sequence ATGCCGGAACTGCTCGCCGCCGGCGGCTGGGGCCTGCTGGCCGGTTCGGCGCTGCTGGGCGGCGCGTTGCTCGGGTACCTGATCCGGATCCCGGCCGGGCTCGTCGCCGCGGTGATGGCCTTCGGCAGCGGGGTGCTGCTCTCGGCGGTCTCGTTCGAGCTGATCGCCGAGGCGCACGAACGCGGCGGACTGCTGCCCACCGCGGCCGGCGCGCTCGGGGGCGCCTTGATCTACACGCTCGCGAACGTGGTGCTGGCGCGCCGCGGTGCCCGTCACCGCAAGCGATCCGGTGACCAGCAGCCCAGTGAAGCCGAGCAGGGTGGCTCCGGCACCGCGATCGCGCTGGGCGCGCTGCTCGACGGCGTGCCGGAGTCGATGGTGATCGGCACCAGCCTGCTCGGCGGCGGCTCGGTCAGCGCGGTCACGGTGGCGGCGGTGTTCATCAGCAACGTGCCGGAGGGACTGTCCAGCGCGTCCGGCATGCGGCGCGCCGGGCGGAGCGCGCGGTACGTGTTCGCGCTGTGGGCCGGGATCGCGGTGATCAGCGGCGGCGCGGCGATGCTGGGGTACGGCCTGCTCGGCGGGGTGTCCGGGCAGGTGCTGGCCGCGATCACCGCGCTGGCGGGCGGCGCGATACTGGCGATGATCGCCGACACGATGATCCCGGAGGCGTTCGAGGGCGCGCACCTGTGGAACGGCATCATCACCGTCACCGGCTTCCTGACCGCGTTCGCCCTTTCGCACGTCTAA
- a CDS encoding SDR family NAD(P)-dependent oxidoreductase: protein MNEQTIALVTGANKGIGYEIAAGLGALGWSVGIGARDEQRREDAVAKLRAAGVDAFGVLIDVTDDASVAAAAALIEQRAGRLDVLVNNAGIAGAWPEEPSAVTPESMRAVVETNVIGVVRVINAMLPLLRRSERPRIVNQSSHVGSLTLQTTPDVDLGGVSGSYSPSKTFLNAVTIQYAKELSGTSMKINNACPGYVATELNGFHGTSTPADGAKIAIQLATLPDDGPTGGLFDDAGNVPW, encoded by the coding sequence ATGAACGAACAGACGATCGCACTGGTCACCGGGGCGAACAAAGGTATCGGCTACGAAATCGCCGCCGGGCTCGGCGCGCTGGGCTGGAGCGTCGGCATCGGCGCCAGGGACGAGCAGCGCCGGGAGGACGCCGTGGCGAAGCTGCGCGCGGCCGGCGTCGACGCGTTCGGTGTGCTGATCGACGTGACCGACGACGCCAGTGTCGCGGCGGCCGCCGCGTTGATCGAGCAGCGCGCGGGGCGGCTCGACGTGCTGGTCAACAACGCAGGCATCGCCGGGGCCTGGCCGGAGGAGCCTTCGGCCGTGACGCCGGAGAGCATGCGGGCCGTGGTGGAGACGAACGTGATCGGCGTGGTCCGGGTCATCAACGCGATGCTGCCGTTGCTGCGCCGCTCCGAGCGGCCGCGCATCGTCAACCAGTCCAGCCACGTCGGATCCCTGACCTTGCAGACCACACCGGACGTCGACCTCGGTGGGGTCAGCGGGTCCTACTCACCGTCGAAGACCTTCCTCAACGCGGTCACCATCCAGTACGCCAAGGAACTGAGCGGTACCAGCATGAAAATCAACAACGCCTGCCCCGGTTACGTCGCGACCGAGCTCAACGGCTTCCACGGAACCAGCACGCCCGCCGACGGTGCCAAGATCGCCATCCAGCTGGCCACCCTGCCGGATGACGGCCCGACCGGCGGGCTGTTCGACGACGCCGGAAACGTGCCCTGGTAA
- a CDS encoding Dabb family protein, protein MIRHTVAFRLRHAPGSAEEREFLTAALALADIPGVRRFEQLRQTSAKNDFRFGFSMEFADQAAYTAYNEHPVHTAFVAERWVAEVEDFLEIDYEPLG, encoded by the coding sequence ATGATCCGTCACACGGTCGCCTTCCGGCTCCGCCACGCCCCCGGCTCGGCCGAGGAGCGCGAGTTCCTGACCGCCGCGCTCGCCCTCGCCGACATCCCCGGTGTGCGGCGGTTCGAGCAACTGCGCCAGACCAGCGCGAAGAACGACTTCCGGTTCGGCTTCTCGATGGAGTTCGCCGACCAGGCCGCGTACACCGCGTACAACGAGCACCCGGTGCACACCGCCTTCGTGGCGGAACGATGGGTGGCGGAGGTCGAAGACTTCCTCGAAATCGACTACGAACCCCTTGGCTAA
- a CDS encoding isocitrate lyase/phosphoenolpyruvate mutase family protein, with amino-acid sequence MTTDLKAYAVQLRELHHADELLVLPNAWDAATARIITEAGFPVVATTSAAIAETLGYPDGEGAPWPEMFAAAGRIARVVDVPVTVDAEAGYGLRPRELVDRLLEIGVVGCNLEDTDHRAGGLVDAGAQAERLSAIRAAADDAGIPIVVNARVDTFLPNAGVAEEERVAEAVRRGRRYLEAGADCVYPIGVGDERDLATLVAGIPGPINANTRPGTLDLAKLKALGVARVSFGPRFHRQALADLKAAVRQEFLA; translated from the coding sequence ATGACCACCGACTTGAAGGCGTATGCCGTTCAGCTCCGCGAGCTGCATCACGCCGATGAGCTGCTCGTCCTGCCGAACGCGTGGGACGCGGCCACCGCCAGGATCATCACCGAAGCCGGATTTCCCGTGGTGGCGACCACAAGCGCCGCGATCGCGGAGACACTCGGCTATCCCGACGGTGAGGGCGCGCCCTGGCCGGAGATGTTCGCCGCGGCCGGCCGGATCGCCCGTGTGGTGGACGTCCCGGTCACCGTGGATGCCGAGGCGGGATACGGCCTGCGGCCGCGGGAACTGGTGGACCGGCTGCTGGAGATCGGCGTGGTCGGCTGCAACCTGGAGGACACCGACCACCGCGCGGGCGGGCTCGTCGACGCCGGCGCGCAGGCCGAGCGGCTCTCGGCCATCCGAGCCGCCGCGGACGACGCCGGAATCCCGATCGTGGTCAACGCGCGCGTCGACACCTTCCTGCCGAACGCCGGGGTGGCCGAGGAAGAGCGGGTCGCGGAAGCGGTCCGTCGAGGTCGCCGCTACCTGGAGGCGGGCGCCGACTGCGTCTACCCGATCGGTGTCGGCGACGAGCGGGACCTCGCCACGCTGGTCGCCGGAATACCCGGGCCGATCAACGCCAACACCAGGCCGGGCACGCTGGATCTGGCCAAGCTCAAAGCGCTGGGCGTAGCGCGAGTCTCCTTTGGACCCCGGTTCCACCGCCAGGCGCTGGCCGACCTGAAGGCCGCGGTTCGTCAGGAATTCTTGGCCTGA
- a CDS encoding sigma-70 family RNA polymerase sigma factor, protein MELLQRARAGDRDAFSALVEPHRGELRVHCYRMLGSLQDAEDALQETLLAAWLGLDGFEGRSSLRTWLYRIATNRCLNLLRSASRQPVTAPASAPLPEPSRLGEVPWLQPYPDALLEQFSDQAPGPEARYESREAISLAFVTAVQLLPPNQRAVLLLRDVLGYRAAETAELLGLTQDAVTSALKRARATMNATRSPVAPPPPGGPEERALLDRFVAAFTELDVDALIALMTDDIWVRMPPLPFEYRGSEDVHRFFSVIRTLLGRIDRLVPVRANGQPAWGEYVRDQVTDGLHLAGIIVVGLAGDKISELTRFETVVAPYLGLPRTLD, encoded by the coding sequence ATGGAACTGCTCCAGCGAGCGCGAGCCGGTGACCGGGACGCGTTCAGTGCCCTGGTCGAACCGCACCGCGGCGAACTTCGGGTGCACTGCTATCGCATGCTCGGTTCGCTGCAAGACGCCGAGGACGCGCTGCAGGAGACGCTCCTGGCGGCATGGCTCGGCCTCGACGGCTTCGAGGGCCGCTCGTCCCTGCGCACCTGGCTCTACCGCATCGCCACCAACCGGTGCCTCAACCTGCTGCGCTCGGCGAGCCGGCAGCCGGTGACCGCTCCGGCATCGGCGCCGCTGCCGGAGCCGAGCCGCCTGGGTGAGGTGCCCTGGCTACAGCCGTACCCCGACGCCCTGCTGGAGCAATTCTCCGATCAGGCGCCGGGACCCGAGGCCCGATACGAGTCCCGCGAGGCGATCTCGCTCGCGTTCGTCACCGCCGTCCAGCTCCTGCCGCCGAACCAGCGCGCCGTGCTCCTGCTGCGGGACGTGCTCGGATATCGCGCCGCCGAGACCGCCGAGCTGCTCGGGCTTACCCAGGACGCGGTCACCAGCGCTCTCAAACGCGCCCGCGCGACGATGAACGCGACTCGTTCCCCGGTGGCGCCACCGCCACCCGGCGGGCCGGAGGAACGCGCGCTGCTCGACCGCTTCGTCGCGGCCTTCACCGAACTCGACGTCGACGCGCTCATCGCGCTCATGACCGACGACATCTGGGTGCGGATGCCGCCTCTGCCGTTCGAATACCGTGGGAGCGAGGACGTGCACCGGTTCTTCAGCGTGATCCGTACCCTGCTGGGGCGGATCGACCGGCTGGTGCCCGTGCGGGCGAACGGCCAGCCCGCGTGGGGGGAGTATGTGCGCGACCAGGTCACCGATGGCCTCCACCTCGCCGGGATCATCGTGGTCGGACTCGCCGGCGACAAGATCTCCGAGCTGACCCGATTCGAGACGGTGGTCGCGCCGTACCTCGGCCTGCCCCGGACACTCGACTAG
- a CDS encoding SDR family NAD(P)-dependent oxidoreductase, producing the protein MVLLEKKNAIVYGAGGAVGSAVAQAFAAEGARVFLTGRTGAALEVIAEKIRASGGVAEVATVDALDEDAVEAHADAVVGTAGSLDISFNAVSLPQTGIQGTEIVDLPADAFALPIATYTRANFLTARAAARRMTGQGVILTLTASPSRTAVPLMGGMAPAWAAIEALSRGLAAELGPHGVRVVCLNAAGMPETPQVHEVYGLHAAAHGISRDAFSGRVAGQTLRKQLPTVAEIADVAAFVASDRSRAMTGAITNLTGGLITD; encoded by the coding sequence ATGGTGCTGCTCGAAAAGAAGAACGCGATCGTCTACGGAGCCGGTGGTGCCGTGGGGAGCGCGGTCGCCCAGGCCTTCGCCGCGGAGGGTGCGCGGGTTTTCCTCACCGGGCGCACCGGCGCCGCGCTCGAGGTGATCGCCGAGAAGATCCGCGCCTCGGGTGGCGTCGCCGAGGTCGCCACGGTGGACGCGCTGGATGAGGACGCCGTCGAAGCGCACGCCGACGCGGTGGTCGGGACCGCGGGCTCGCTCGACATCTCGTTCAACGCTGTCAGCCTGCCCCAGACGGGCATTCAGGGCACCGAGATCGTCGATCTGCCGGCCGACGCCTTCGCTCTGCCCATCGCCACTTACACCAGGGCCAACTTCCTGACCGCCAGAGCCGCCGCACGGCGGATGACCGGGCAGGGCGTGATCTTGACGCTCACGGCGAGTCCGTCGCGAACGGCCGTCCCGCTCATGGGAGGCATGGCACCGGCATGGGCGGCGATCGAAGCGCTGTCCAGGGGGCTGGCCGCCGAACTCGGACCGCACGGTGTCCGAGTCGTGTGCCTGAACGCGGCGGGGATGCCGGAAACGCCGCAGGTGCACGAAGTGTACGGCCTGCACGCCGCTGCCCACGGCATCAGCCGCGACGCGTTCTCCGGCCGCGTCGCCGGCCAGACGCTGCGCAAGCAGTTGCCCACGGTCGCCGAGATCGCCGACGTCGCCGCCTTTGTCGCCTCGGACCGCAGCCGCGCGATGACCGGGGCGATCACCAACCTCACCGGCGGCCTGATCACCGACTGA
- a CDS encoding sialidase family protein has translation MKRALLLVCLLVAGFAVPAAAAPAVDEQVLFKASQDPGYACFRIPAIVKTARGTLLAFAEGRVDNCGDTGDIDLVLKRSEDGGRTWSPMQVVNSGDGDTHGNPVPIVDRETGRIVLISTYNAGRDDDKGCAIPCARFPHQQHSDDDGKTWSVPRDIGAQVKRPEWTAWYASGPVHGIQLEKGPHAGRLVFGVNAETARGTQSVENHAALIYSDDHGDSWRIGAQTDYPHSVPGAYTQKPQEISVAELADGSVYAAGRDQGGQDVGNRSYAISRDGGESFSTPFTTIPDLVTPIVQGSVLRLQRPGKPERLLFSSPSDTDRRRWMMIRSSYDGGRSWETVEQGTRITSDWSGYSDLVQVSDPRSRAVEIGLMYEGGPVDARDEIRFARFGEEHLGWKNPAGPSTPDLSRQHSDATAVGGSSTVDGRFGRALDLDGYLRVPYDQAQLPGAGDFTWTGWFRYGESKADQVLTWLGGMGGTAPQLWLRAEPRLGRLIATMTTPAGSKSITTTSAYDDQQWRHVALRRTGDRFSLTIDGAEAAAGPAPAGTINQTVSWQFIIGQRLDNTQRWQGALDEIRFYRRSLSDDELTGIRERNAAVPEDQVLRLPLDRVSR, from the coding sequence GTGAAGCGCGCGCTGCTCCTGGTCTGCCTGCTGGTGGCGGGTTTCGCGGTACCGGCCGCGGCGGCGCCCGCGGTCGACGAGCAGGTGTTGTTCAAGGCGTCGCAGGACCCAGGATACGCCTGCTTCCGCATCCCGGCGATCGTGAAGACCGCGCGTGGCACGCTGCTCGCGTTCGCCGAGGGCCGGGTGGACAACTGCGGGGACACCGGTGACATCGACCTGGTGCTCAAGCGGTCGGAGGACGGCGGGCGCACCTGGTCGCCGATGCAGGTGGTGAACTCCGGCGACGGGGACACCCACGGCAACCCGGTGCCGATCGTGGACCGCGAGACCGGGCGGATCGTGCTGATCAGCACCTACAACGCGGGCCGTGACGACGACAAGGGCTGCGCGATCCCCTGTGCGCGCTTCCCGCACCAGCAGCACAGCGACGACGACGGCAAGACGTGGTCGGTGCCGCGCGACATCGGCGCCCAGGTCAAGCGTCCGGAGTGGACGGCGTGGTACGCCTCCGGTCCGGTGCACGGCATCCAGCTGGAGAAGGGCCCGCACGCCGGTCGGCTGGTGTTCGGCGTGAACGCGGAAACCGCTCGCGGCACCCAGTCGGTGGAGAACCACGCGGCCTTGATCTACAGCGACGACCACGGTGACAGCTGGCGGATCGGTGCGCAGACCGACTACCCGCATTCGGTGCCCGGCGCGTACACCCAGAAACCGCAGGAGATCAGCGTCGCCGAACTGGCCGACGGTTCGGTTTACGCGGCCGGGCGCGACCAGGGCGGCCAGGACGTCGGCAACCGCTCGTACGCGATCAGCCGGGACGGCGGCGAGTCGTTCAGCACGCCGTTCACCACCATTCCCGATCTGGTGACGCCGATCGTGCAGGGTTCGGTGCTGCGGCTGCAACGGCCGGGCAAGCCGGAGCGGCTGCTGTTCTCGTCGCCGTCGGACACCGACCGGCGGCGGTGGATGATGATCCGCTCGTCCTACGACGGCGGGCGGAGCTGGGAGACCGTCGAGCAGGGCACGCGGATCACCTCGGACTGGTCCGGGTACTCGGATCTGGTGCAGGTCAGCGATCCGCGGTCGCGGGCGGTGGAGATCGGGCTGATGTACGAGGGCGGCCCGGTGGACGCGCGCGACGAGATCCGGTTCGCTCGGTTCGGCGAGGAGCACCTCGGCTGGAAGAACCCGGCCGGACCGTCCACTCCGGACCTTTCCCGGCAGCACTCGGACGCCACCGCGGTCGGCGGTTCATCCACTGTGGACGGCCGATTCGGGCGGGCACTGGACCTGGACGGTTACCTCCGCGTGCCCTACGACCAGGCGCAGTTGCCGGGTGCGGGCGACTTCACCTGGACCGGTTGGTTCCGCTACGGCGAGAGCAAGGCGGATCAGGTGCTGACCTGGCTGGGCGGCATGGGCGGGACCGCGCCGCAGCTGTGGCTGCGCGCCGAACCGCGGCTGGGCAGGCTGATCGCCACGATGACCACCCCGGCCGGGTCGAAGTCGATCACCACCACGTCGGCCTACGACGACCAGCAGTGGCGCCACGTGGCCCTGCGGCGCACCGGGGATCGCTTCTCGCTGACCATCGACGGCGCCGAAGCCGCCGCGGGTCCGGCGCCGGCGGGCACGATCAACCAGACCGTTTCGTGGCAGTTCATCATCGGGCAGCGGCTGGACAACACGCAGCGATGGCAGGGCGCGCTGGACGAAATCCGCTTCTACCGGCGCTCTCTGTCCGACGACGAGCTGACCGGAATCCGGGAGCGAAACGCCGCCGTGCCGGAAGACCAGGTGCTGCGCCTGCCGCTGGACCGCGTCTCACGCTGA
- a CDS encoding LysR family transcriptional regulator: METRELRYFVAVAEELHFGRAAERLGIAQPPLSRTIARLERRLGVALLERTSRKVSLTEAGSVLLAEGRAILGAVAAAERHTKRAATSRPALVLATKAGASGDLLAKLLDAYAAEPDAAAVDLLLCESQPHRPLHDGRADVALLHQPFDPTTGLDTEILATEGQVAILPAWHPLAGRTHVRLAGVTSLPDLPPARWPGPGGAYPEGPGAEVRNQTQLFQLIALGRTTVVMPESSRANLLDGLAAVPVLDAPPVTTVIAWPPHVRSRALADLVGVATRL, encoded by the coding sequence GTGGAAACGCGGGAGTTGCGGTATTTCGTCGCGGTCGCCGAGGAACTGCACTTCGGCCGGGCCGCGGAGCGGCTGGGCATTGCCCAACCGCCGCTGTCGCGGACGATCGCCCGGCTCGAACGACGGCTCGGTGTCGCGTTGCTGGAACGCACCAGCCGCAAGGTCTCGCTCACCGAAGCCGGGTCGGTGCTGCTGGCCGAGGGCCGCGCCATCCTCGGCGCGGTGGCCGCGGCCGAGCGGCATACCAAGCGTGCCGCGACGAGCAGGCCCGCGCTCGTCCTGGCCACCAAAGCCGGTGCCTCCGGCGATCTGCTGGCGAAACTGCTCGACGCGTACGCCGCCGAGCCGGATGCCGCCGCCGTCGACCTGCTGCTCTGCGAATCCCAGCCCCACCGTCCACTGCACGACGGCCGGGCCGACGTGGCACTGCTGCACCAGCCCTTCGACCCGACGACCGGACTGGACACCGAGATCCTGGCCACCGAGGGACAGGTCGCCATCCTGCCCGCCTGGCATCCACTCGCGGGCAGAACCCACGTCCGGCTGGCGGGGGTCACTTCACTGCCGGACCTCCCGCCGGCCCGCTGGCCCGGCCCCGGCGGCGCCTATCCCGAAGGCCCCGGTGCGGAAGTGCGCAACCAGACGCAGCTCTTCCAGCTGATCGCGCTCGGCCGCACCACCGTGGTCATGCCCGAGTCCAGCCGCGCCAACCTGCTCGACGGCCTGGCCGCCGTACCGGTCCTGGACGCACCCCCGGTGACGACGGTCATCGCCTGGCCACCCCACGTCCGGTCCCGCGCGCTCGCCGATTTGGTCGGGGTAGCCACTCGCCTTTGA
- a CDS encoding peptidoglycan-binding protein, producing the protein MIRRIGALAVVLTVLSGSAVAQALPAVNMEAVLKAAQIDPRRADSAVTPGSGDSVLEVERALRDEGLLEAGYVDGHFGTKTVEAYAAFQRAQGSSGLDASGFPGRVSLLKLGEQRFTVTRTLVPGAKVTYRGALMNARTKAMLVEAEGRLGRSLVVTQGSYNPGGDPTSAGTHDGGGVLDISVSGVTPVNVVRELRTVGFAAWYRTPAQGDWEAHIHAVALADPDLSPPAQHQGGDYYLGRNGLANRGPDDGPAVSPKRTWEEYRRAG; encoded by the coding sequence ATGATCAGGCGAATCGGTGCGCTTGCCGTGGTGCTGACCGTGCTTTCGGGGAGCGCGGTGGCGCAGGCCCTGCCCGCGGTGAACATGGAGGCGGTGCTCAAGGCCGCGCAGATCGACCCCCGGCGCGCGGATTCGGCGGTGACCCCGGGTAGCGGGGACAGCGTGCTCGAGGTCGAGCGGGCGCTGCGTGACGAGGGCCTGCTCGAAGCCGGGTACGTCGACGGGCACTTCGGCACGAAGACCGTCGAGGCGTACGCGGCCTTCCAGCGCGCTCAGGGGTCCAGCGGCCTCGACGCGTCGGGTTTCCCCGGCCGGGTGTCGTTGCTGAAGCTGGGTGAGCAGCGGTTCACCGTGACGCGGACGCTGGTGCCGGGGGCAAAGGTGACCTACCGCGGCGCGCTGATGAACGCGCGGACCAAGGCGATGCTGGTGGAGGCGGAGGGCAGGCTCGGGCGCTCGCTGGTCGTCACGCAGGGTTCGTACAACCCCGGCGGCGACCCGACTTCGGCCGGTACGCACGATGGCGGGGGAGTGCTGGACATCTCGGTCAGCGGGGTGACACCGGTGAACGTGGTGCGCGAACTGCGGACGGTCGGCTTCGCGGCCTGGTACCGCACTCCGGCGCAGGGTGACTGGGAGGCGCACATCCACGCGGTCGCACTGGCCGACCCGGACCTTTCGCCGCCGGCACAGCACCAGGGCGGCGACTACTACCTGGGGCGGAACGGCCTGGCGAACCGCGGCCCGGACGACGGCCCGGCGGTGAGCCCGAAACGGACCTGGGAGGAGTACCGGCGGGCAGGCTAG